From Micromonospora auratinigra:
AGCCCGATCGACTCGCTGCGCCCCAGGCTTCCGACGATCAGCGTGTACGGCTCGGCCGACACCGCCGAGACGATGGCGCCGGCCCCGTACCAGCGCAGGTCCATCCCGGCCATCGCCATCTGGCTGCGGTTGCGCTGGAGGTGGACGTTGTTGGCGAAGACCAGGGTGCCGCCCCGGTGCCGCTCGGCGTCGCGGATGTCGAGCAGGTTCTGCGCCATCAGCGCGGCCCGGGTGGCCAGCAGGCCGGAGATCCGGGTGCTCTCGTCGACCCGCCGGGCCGCCTGCTTGTGGTAGCGCAGCAGACCGAGGCCGGCGGTGAGCCGGGTCCTGGTCTCGCGCCACTTGGCCGCTGAGGTGGCGGCGACCAGCTCCGGCGCGCGGGCGTGCAGTTCGACCAGCAGGTCGTCGCCGAGGCAGCGGAGCCGCTCCGCCTCGGGGCCGGCCCCGATCGACTCGGTCGGGTCGAGGATCGCCTCCTGTCGGCTCCACCGCTCGTCGTCGCCGGCCGGGCCGGCCACGTCCAGGTCGAGGCCGAGGTAGTCACGGGCGTGTTCGAGGTAGCGCCGTGGGCTGGGCGCGCTCATGTTCTCCATCTCGGCGTCGAAGCCGTGGAAGCTCAACCGCTCGGCCGGTGGGCGGCGCTCGTTCTGCTCGCGCAGCCAGGCGACCAGCTCGCGGTTGGCGGGCAACTCGCCGAAGAAGGTGGAGAAGCCCTCGGCCATCACCGCGTCGAGGGAGCCGACCCCGTCCCGGACGTAGGCGGTCACGGCCAGCGCGGTCACCCGGTCGATCTCCAGGACGATCGACCGGAACCCCTGGTCGACCAACTGCGCGAAGAGTTCGTTGCGGAGCTGCGGGAACGCCGGTTCCCGGTGGGTCGGTTCGCCGAGCGCCACCAGCCCGCCCGGGCCGGACACCAGATCACGGATGTCATGCGTCATGAGCCTCAATCGTATCCTTGAAAGCTCGGTTGAGACTTGAGCCGGGCCTGACGCCTAACGGCAGGCTAGAGTCTCAAATCGATGCGCAGACTGCGGCCGGCCGACCTGGCCCGCGAGCACGGCCTCTCGACCCAGGCGGTCCGCAACTACGAGCGGGACGGTCACCTCCCGCCCGCCGAGCGCACCGCGAGCGGCTACCGGATCTACACCGAGCGGCACGCGGCGGCGCTGCGGGCGTACCTCTCCGTGGTGGCCGCCCACGGCCACCCGACCGCCGGGCAGATCATGCGGGCGTTGCACGACGGCGAGCCGGACCGCGCGCTGACCGCGATCGACCGGAGCCACCAGCGGTTGCTGCGCGACCGGGCGACCCTCGACGCGGTACGCGCCGCCGTCGGCCACCTGACCGCCGCCGAGCCCGCCGACATCGCGCCGGACGACCCGGTTCCGCGCAGCATCGGCGAGCTGGCGCACCGGCTCGACCTCACCCCGGCCACCCTGCGCAACTGGGAGGACGCCGGCATCCTCGCCCCCGCCCGGGACCCGCGCACCGGCCACCGCGTCTTCCGTGCGGCCGACCTCCGCGATGCGCAGCTCGCCCACCTGCTCCGCCGTGGCGGCTACCCGTTGTCGGCGATCGCCACCGTGGTCCAGCAGATCCGCACGGCCGGCGGCACCGACGCGCTGACCCGGGCCCTGGACGACTGGCAGCGCAGGCTGACCGGGCAGGGCCTGGCGATGCTCACCGCCGCCGCCCGGCTCGACGACTACCTGAGCCGTCACGCCGAGGGCCCGTCGCCAGGGATGGCCTAGCATCGGCGGCGGCAACGATCATGCGAGGTGCCCCGCTCCGGCGGGGAGAATCGGGAAGCCGGTGTGAATCCGGCACGGGCCCGCCGCGGTGACCGGGGAGCCACCGTCCACGCGCGTCCCGCGCAGCCACTGGCCGTACGGCCGGGAAGGCGGACGGCCAGGCGTCGATCCGGGAGTCCGAAGACCGGCCTCGCGTCAGTTCGCCCGCCCCTGCGGCGGGCCGAGTGCAGCGGGAGCCTGCCTGTGGACCTGTACGACGCCATCCACCGCCGTCGGGACGTACGCGCCGAGTTCACCGGGGAGCCGGTGCCGGAGGCCGTACTGGACCGGATCCTCACCGCCGCGCACGCCGCGCCGAGCGTCGGCAACTCGCAGCCCTGGGACTTCGTGCTGGTCCGTGACCCGCAGACCCGGCGGCGTTTCCACGCGCACGTCCGGGCCGAGCGGGACACCTTCGCCGCCACGCTGACCGGGGACGCGGCCGACCGGTTCACCCGGATCAAGATCGACGGGGTGCTGGAGTCGACGCTCTCCGTCGTGGTCACGTACGACCCGGACCGGGGTGGGCCGGCGGTGCTGGGCCGGCACGCCATCGCCGACGCGGGTCTCTACTCGGTCTGCCTGGCGATCCAGAACCTGTGGCTGGCCGCCACCGCAGAGGGACTCGGCGTCGGCTGGGTCTCCTTCTACCGGGAGCCGTTCCTGGCCGACCTGCTCGGCCTGCCCGCCCGGGTACGTCCGGTCGGCTGGCTCTGCCTCGGCCCGGTGACCCACCTCCAGGCCGTACCCGACCTGGTCCGGCACGGCTGGCGTACGCCCCGCCCGCTGGCCGCCGCCGTGCACGCCGAGCGCTGGCCGGGCTGACCACCGTCACCGGTCCGTGGCCCGCCACCCGGCGGCGGGCCACGGACGGGTGAATCGTCGCCCCCGCCCGGTTTGGGGCCTCTCCTGCCGGGAAGTCGGATCGGGTGCGCGAATTCTTGACGAGACTCGAACAGGCCACGGCGCTGGACCGGGTGGGCGACCGGTTGCAGCGCGCCGTCCAGGGCACCCTGCGTTCCCAGCGGGTCCGGGACGTGCTGCACGGCGTCTTCCTCGGCCACCCGCTGCACCCGGCCATGGTGCAGGTGCCGGTCGGCGCGTGGATCTCCGCCGCCGTCGTGGACCTGCTGCCGGGCCAGCGCCGGGCCGCCACCGCCCTGGTCGGCGTCGGCACGGTCAGCGCGCTACCGGCGGCGGTGGCGGGGTTCAACGACTGGGCGGCGCTCTCCCGCGACCAGCGCCGGGTGGGCCTGGTGCACGCCGCCGCGAACACCGTCGGGCTGGCCCTCTACGCGAGTTCGCTGGCCGCCCGGCTGAACGGCCGGCACGGTGCCGGCCGCGCGCTGGCGTATCTGGGGCTGTCGGCGGCGAGCGCCGGGGCGTACCTGGGTGGACACCTCGCCTACAAGCAGGGGGCGCAGGTCAACCAGAGCATCTCCGACCTGCACCTGATCAGCGACGGCTGGCACGGCGTGGGGGAGCTGGCCGAGCTGCCGCAACGGAAGCTGGTCACCCGCGAGATCGACGACGTCTCGGTGATCCTCTACCGGCACGGTGACGACGTCACCGTCATGCTGGAGCGCTGCCCCCACCAGAGCGGGCCGCTCGGCGAGGGCGAGGTACAGGAGATCGACGGGCACGCCTGCGTGGTCTGCCCCTGGCACGGCAGTGCCTTCCGCCTCAACGGTGGCGAGGTGGTGCACGGTCCGGCCGCCAACGACCAGGCCATCCTGCCCACCCGCGTCGTCGACGGCCGCGTCGAGGCCCGCCTTCCGTAGCGTTCGGCCACCCCGCCGGCCGCCAGGTGGGTGTCGCGGAGACCCTGGCCGGAACCGGC
This genomic window contains:
- a CDS encoding erythromycin esterase family protein, with the protein product MTHDIRDLVSGPGGLVALGEPTHREPAFPQLRNELFAQLVDQGFRSIVLEIDRVTALAVTAYVRDGVGSLDAVMAEGFSTFFGELPANRELVAWLREQNERRPPAERLSFHGFDAEMENMSAPSPRRYLEHARDYLGLDLDVAGPAGDDERWSRQEAILDPTESIGAGPEAERLRCLGDDLLVELHARAPELVAATSAAKWRETRTRLTAGLGLLRYHKQAARRVDESTRISGLLATRAALMAQNLLDIRDAERHRGGTLVFANNVHLQRNRSQMAMAGMDLRWYGAGAIVSAVSAEPYTLIVGSLGRSESIGLRQPEPGSYEHALQDRVTGWELLPAAEVAPAGTRTDPTGEQGYFPLDRATLDGADAVLHVAAGTPADLP
- a CDS encoding TioE family transcriptional regulator yields the protein MRRLRPADLAREHGLSTQAVRNYERDGHLPPAERTASGYRIYTERHAAALRAYLSVVAAHGHPTAGQIMRALHDGEPDRALTAIDRSHQRLLRDRATLDAVRAAVGHLTAAEPADIAPDDPVPRSIGELAHRLDLTPATLRNWEDAGILAPARDPRTGHRVFRAADLRDAQLAHLLRRGGYPLSAIATVVQQIRTAGGTDALTRALDDWQRRLTGQGLAMLTAAARLDDYLSRHAEGPSPGMA
- the bluB gene encoding 5,6-dimethylbenzimidazole synthase; translated protein: MDLYDAIHRRRDVRAEFTGEPVPEAVLDRILTAAHAAPSVGNSQPWDFVLVRDPQTRRRFHAHVRAERDTFAATLTGDAADRFTRIKIDGVLESTLSVVVTYDPDRGGPAVLGRHAIADAGLYSVCLAIQNLWLAATAEGLGVGWVSFYREPFLADLLGLPARVRPVGWLCLGPVTHLQAVPDLVRHGWRTPRPLAAAVHAERWPG
- a CDS encoding Rieske 2Fe-2S domain-containing protein — its product is MREFLTRLEQATALDRVGDRLQRAVQGTLRSQRVRDVLHGVFLGHPLHPAMVQVPVGAWISAAVVDLLPGQRRAATALVGVGTVSALPAAVAGFNDWAALSRDQRRVGLVHAAANTVGLALYASSLAARLNGRHGAGRALAYLGLSAASAGAYLGGHLAYKQGAQVNQSISDLHLISDGWHGVGELAELPQRKLVTREIDDVSVILYRHGDDVTVMLERCPHQSGPLGEGEVQEIDGHACVVCPWHGSAFRLNGGEVVHGPAANDQAILPTRVVDGRVEARLP